From a single Candidatus Izimaplasma bacterium HR1 genomic region:
- the fucK gene encoding L-fuculokinase gives MGKGNVLVLDCGTQSVRSVIFDKKGKLLGIEQVKYPKYETNGDGFVEMNADIFWDSFVKSVKQFWENKPEVMKNVVAITIASQRSVSVFVDKDGKPLKNAISWMDQRKTKNNVNIGNMQKRLYKLAKVWDMLDGYNRKCPYHWVQENEPEIYKKVHKLLFLSTYLNFKLTGLFRDCITSAPGYIPFSNKRLDWANSKDIEGKIFSVKKEHLFELVQPGEKIGDLTNESAKLLNLPAGIPVIASGADKACETIGIGCFDESTVSVSLASMVTVQTTTDTFMPLYKYGTVYPAAIEGKYNPELGITRGFWLISWFVDEFAELEKKESKDKNVSIEKVLNEKLNLVPPGSDGLLMQTFWMSDPRHPAATGTLIGLNDVHTRIHMYRALVEGLGYSIKEGILAIEKKTKVKIKKVGLSGGGSKSIILSQLIADILNKEVYVVQTHETTGLGASMIGYIHLGEYNDVKEAAEHMVQETKTYYPNKEIAKKYETLYKEIYKLTYQRLQPVYDKMMDLRN, from the coding sequence GTGGGTAAAGGAAATGTATTAGTTCTTGATTGTGGCACGCAGAGTGTTAGAAGTGTTATCTTTGACAAAAAAGGGAAATTACTAGGAATTGAACAGGTTAAGTATCCTAAATACGAAACAAATGGTGATGGTTTTGTTGAAATGAATGCAGACATTTTTTGGGATAGTTTTGTTAAGTCTGTAAAACAATTTTGGGAAAATAAACCAGAAGTAATGAAGAATGTAGTAGCAATCACGATTGCTTCACAAAGAAGTGTTAGTGTTTTTGTGGATAAAGATGGGAAGCCACTTAAAAATGCTATTAGTTGGATGGATCAAAGAAAAACAAAAAATAATGTGAATATTGGCAATATGCAAAAAAGACTTTATAAGTTAGCTAAAGTATGGGACATGTTAGATGGTTACAATCGTAAATGTCCATATCACTGGGTTCAAGAAAATGAACCGGAAATATACAAAAAAGTACATAAGTTATTATTCTTATCAACTTATCTTAATTTCAAGCTTACAGGTTTATTCCGTGATTGTATTACTTCAGCTCCGGGGTATATACCTTTTTCTAATAAAAGACTTGATTGGGCAAATTCAAAAGACATTGAAGGTAAAATATTCTCTGTTAAGAAGGAACATTTATTTGAATTAGTTCAACCTGGTGAAAAAATCGGTGATTTAACAAATGAAAGTGCCAAATTATTAAATTTACCTGCAGGTATTCCTGTTATAGCATCAGGTGCTGATAAAGCTTGTGAAACAATTGGTATCGGTTGTTTCGATGAATCAACAGTAAGTGTTTCACTCGCTTCAATGGTTACAGTTCAAACAACGACAGATACTTTTATGCCTTTATATAAGTATGGAACAGTTTACCCAGCAGCTATAGAAGGTAAGTACAATCCTGAATTAGGAATTACTAGAGGATTCTGGTTAATTAGCTGGTTCGTTGATGAATTTGCTGAATTAGAGAAAAAAGAATCTAAAGATAAAAACGTAAGTATTGAGAAAGTTCTAAATGAAAAACTAAACCTAGTACCTCCAGGTTCGGATGGATTGCTAATGCAAACATTCTGGATGAGTGATCCACGTCATCCAGCAGCTACCGGAACATTGATTGGCTTAAATGATGTTCATACAAGAATCCATATGTACCGTGCATTAGTTGAAGGATTAGGATATTCAATTAAAGAAGGAATCTTAGCGATTGAAAAGAAAACCAAAGTGAAAATCAAAAAAGTTGGTTTATCTGGTGGTGGTTCTAAAAGCATAATCCTTAGTCAATTAATTGCTGATATATTGAATAAAGAAGTATATGTTGTTCAAACACACGAAACAACAGGTTTAGGAGCTTCAATGATTGGTTATATTCATCTTGGTGAATATAACGATGTAAAAGAAGCTGCTGAACATATGGTTCAGGAAACAAAAACATATTATCCAAATAAAGAAATTGCGAAAAAATATGAAACACTATATAAAGAAATCTACAAACTTACTTATCAAAGATTACAACCAGTATATGATAAGATGATGGACTTAAGAAACTAG
- a CDS encoding 2-acyl-glycerophospho-ethanolamine acyltransferase, giving the protein MKRHPRDVFSDFVIFLIRPIVIFLMKREIDVFHEGEIIKKDREPFILISNHFNTWDSFVVMNNVRKYIRFVATEIAFLDFAKKIGMTHLARAIKKRVGKMDYSATKRIFNSLKQGYAVGLFPEGDNTFYGETLDIYKSTGKLLKRAKVDVILIKQQGGYVSQPRWADFFSKKGVVYTETKLLIKKEDLETLSEEEVNDIVEKGIYNNDYDFQREKMIDFERESRAEGIERLVYRCNKCGGILTVYGKGHDIICTTCGVIGTINEYEFIEGNTHDNLVDYTHEMYKHIEDAVNSEFSFDVTLNIVDTKKLKNKSLGKYLVSYKDKVLTLTNDEKEVTFLLSKIKYPVNTMRHSFSFDYEEITYNFTDIRHQFVLYEMCKYLNGSYKE; this is encoded by the coding sequence ATGAAAAGACATCCCCGTGATGTATTTAGTGATTTCGTTATTTTTCTTATAAGACCAATAGTTATCTTCTTAATGAAAAGAGAGATAGATGTTTTTCACGAAGGTGAAATTATAAAAAAAGACCGTGAACCATTCATCCTAATATCTAATCATTTTAATACTTGGGATAGCTTTGTCGTAATGAACAATGTTAGAAAGTATATTAGATTTGTCGCAACAGAAATTGCCTTTCTTGATTTTGCGAAAAAGATTGGTATGACCCATCTAGCACGAGCAATTAAAAAACGTGTTGGTAAAATGGACTATAGTGCAACTAAAAGAATCTTTAATTCTTTAAAACAAGGTTATGCTGTTGGTTTATTCCCGGAAGGTGATAACACCTTTTACGGTGAAACTTTAGATATCTATAAATCAACAGGGAAACTCTTAAAAAGAGCTAAAGTTGATGTTATCTTAATTAAACAACAAGGTGGTTATGTTTCGCAACCACGTTGGGCTGATTTCTTTAGTAAGAAAGGTGTCGTATATACCGAAACTAAACTTCTCATTAAAAAAGAGGATTTAGAAACATTATCAGAAGAAGAAGTTAATGATATTGTTGAAAAAGGTATTTATAACAACGACTATGATTTCCAAAGAGAAAAAATGATTGATTTTGAAAGAGAGAGCCGTGCTGAAGGGATTGAAAGACTTGTCTATCGCTGCAATAAATGCGGAGGAATCTTAACAGTTTACGGTAAAGGACATGATATCATATGTACTACCTGTGGTGTGATTGGAACAATCAATGAATACGAATTTATTGAAGGAAATACCCACGATAACTTAGTCGATTATACCCATGAAATGTATAAACATATTGAAGATGCTGTTAATAGTGAATTCTCATTTGATGTTACCTTAAATATTGTCGATACTAAAAAACTGAAGAATAAGTCACTAGGTAAATACCTTGTGAGTTATAAAGATAAAGTTTTAACATTAACAAATGATGAAAAAGAAGTAACATTCTTACTATCAAAAATTAAGTACCCAGTAAACACAATGAGACATAGCTTCAGTTTTGATTATGAAGAGATAACTTATAACTTTACTGATATAAGACATCAGTTTGTCTTATATGAAATGTGTAAATACTTAAACGGAAGCTATAAGGAGTGA
- a CDS encoding NADH oxidase, translating into MNKIFKEFTFPHGKKVRNKIALAPMTTYSSNDDLTLSNEEEIYYNSRSKNIGMVITAATAVSKNAQAFTNQISIRDGRYLESMKRLATSIKKEGALAILQIHHGGRMNQPDLYPNQDIVSASAVKAKRDYTVQPRALKTSEVYDVIDEFCNATRLAIKAGFDGVEIHGANTYLVQQFFSPHSNKRTDEFGGSLEKRLTFPLKLVDRILALKKELNEKEFIVGYRFSPEELETPGITLNHTVLLIDELASKDIDYLHVSLSNYKQTSVRNTYDLEPIVTKLVKVINKRVPLIGAGSIESNEDVDEALSLGYDLVALGMIAIADKDVVQKLMNNEIPSKEISKASLLPPQLYNRIKSWEGIKKRGYTAK; encoded by the coding sequence ATGAACAAAATATTTAAGGAGTTTACCTTTCCTCATGGAAAAAAAGTAAGGAATAAAATTGCTTTAGCACCAATGACAACTTATTCAAGTAATGATGACTTAACTTTATCTAATGAAGAAGAGATATATTATAATTCAAGAAGTAAAAATATAGGTATGGTTATTACTGCTGCAACTGCAGTAAGTAAAAATGCTCAAGCATTTACTAACCAAATCTCGATAAGAGATGGAAGATACTTAGAATCGATGAAAAGATTAGCCACTTCAATTAAAAAAGAAGGAGCACTAGCTATCTTACAAATCCATCACGGGGGAAGAATGAATCAACCAGATTTATATCCGAACCAAGATATCGTTTCCGCTTCAGCTGTTAAAGCTAAAAGAGATTATACTGTTCAACCTAGAGCGTTAAAGACTAGTGAAGTCTATGATGTGATTGATGAATTTTGTAATGCAACTAGATTAGCTATTAAAGCTGGTTTTGATGGTGTTGAAATCCACGGAGCTAATACATATTTAGTCCAACAATTCTTTAGTCCTCATAGTAATAAAAGAACTGATGAGTTTGGGGGAAGTTTAGAGAAAAGACTAACATTTCCGTTAAAACTAGTTGATAGAATCTTAGCGTTAAAAAAGGAACTAAACGAAAAAGAATTTATTGTTGGTTATAGATTCTCACCAGAAGAATTAGAAACACCAGGGATAACCCTAAATCATACAGTTTTATTGATTGATGAATTAGCTTCTAAAGATATTGATTACTTACATGTTTCACTAAGTAACTACAAACAAACATCAGTAAGAAATACTTATGATTTAGAACCAATCGTTACAAAACTAGTTAAAGTAATCAATAAACGTGTTCCTTTAATCGGGGCGGGAAGTATTGAATCAAACGAAGATGTTGATGAAGCTCTAAGTCTTGGTTATGATTTAGTAGCTCTTGGAATGATTGCGATTGCTGACAAAGATGTTGTTCAGAAACTAATGAATAATGAAATACCTAGTAAAGAAATATCAAAAGCATCACTTTTACCACCACAACTATACAACAGAATCAAATCGTGGGAAGGTATTAAAAAAAGAGGTTATACAGCCAAATAA
- the hcnC gene encoding Hydrogen cyanide synthase subunit HcnC precursor: MKIDKRVQKCFALHREWDKFNIEFTISDKKIITLTGTVDVWQELVDIGHIVAKVKGVKNLVNNITAKDTVIVKKDYTNEILETKKSGKTESCDVVIIGAGVSGCAIARELSKYDIDIKVIEKNSDISDETSKANNGNIHPGFLATPGTLKAKLNLRGNYLYTKLSNQLDFDLKRPGSLIVYYDEKNHKKFSFLKLMKRTGLGYFYKPIRQMMKVPGLKWLTGEEVHELEPNIKGKPLGGLWMTTMGIVEPFQVCYALSENAIDNGVEFKMNTRVLDIEVDNSEVTKVITNNEVISCKTVINAAGVYADDIAEMVNDKFYTIHARRGAIAILDKNRKGFIRRPSGSVTNKKSNSNSKGGGASVTPEGNLLWGPTAVEISDKEDKAVYQTDLEFILSLGSGVTDEVKANEIITIFSGLRAADYKEDFIIEASKKVKGFIHVSGIQSPGLASAPAIAERVEKIYLKHNRGTKTKSDYTSVRTNTPKFRDYSHKEQDKLIEQNPKYGRIICRCESITEGEIIDACNAAIPATSVDAVKRRSRAGMGRCQGGFCGPKVLEIISRELNIPMTEVTLKGGDSKILTKDSRG, encoded by the coding sequence ATGAAGATAGATAAACGAGTACAAAAATGTTTTGCTTTACACAGGGAATGGGATAAATTCAACATTGAATTTACTATTTCAGATAAAAAAATCATAACATTGACAGGAACTGTTGATGTTTGGCAAGAGCTAGTTGATATTGGACACATTGTCGCTAAAGTTAAAGGTGTGAAAAACTTAGTAAACAATATTACTGCTAAAGATACTGTTATAGTAAAAAAAGATTATACTAATGAGATCTTAGAAACTAAGAAATCTGGTAAAACAGAATCTTGTGACGTAGTAATTATTGGTGCTGGTGTATCTGGTTGCGCAATTGCTCGTGAATTAAGCAAATACGATATTGATATTAAAGTAATAGAAAAAAATAGTGATATTAGTGATGAAACTTCAAAAGCAAATAATGGTAATATTCATCCTGGTTTTCTAGCAACACCAGGAACATTAAAAGCTAAATTGAATCTTCGTGGAAATTACCTATATACAAAACTGTCAAATCAATTAGATTTTGATTTAAAAAGACCGGGTTCGCTAATTGTTTATTATGATGAGAAAAATCATAAGAAATTCAGTTTCTTAAAACTTATGAAAAGAACTGGTTTAGGATATTTCTATAAACCAATTAGACAAATGATGAAAGTGCCTGGACTTAAATGGTTAACTGGTGAAGAAGTTCATGAATTAGAACCAAATATTAAAGGAAAACCTCTTGGCGGGTTATGGATGACAACAATGGGAATTGTTGAACCATTCCAAGTCTGTTATGCCTTATCAGAAAACGCTATTGATAATGGTGTAGAATTTAAAATGAATACAAGAGTTCTTGATATTGAAGTAGATAATAGTGAGGTAACTAAAGTTATCACAAACAATGAAGTAATCAGTTGTAAAACTGTCATAAACGCTGCTGGCGTTTATGCTGATGATATTGCTGAAATGGTTAATGATAAATTCTATACAATTCATGCCCGTCGTGGAGCTATTGCGATCTTAGATAAAAACCGTAAAGGTTTTATCAGAAGACCATCAGGTTCAGTTACAAACAAAAAATCTAATTCAAACAGTAAAGGTGGAGGAGCTAGTGTTACACCTGAAGGTAACTTATTATGGGGACCAACTGCTGTAGAGATTTCTGATAAAGAAGATAAAGCAGTTTACCAAACTGATTTAGAATTCATTCTCAGTTTAGGTAGTGGTGTTACTGATGAAGTTAAAGCCAATGAAATAATAACAATTTTCTCAGGTTTAAGAGCTGCTGATTATAAAGAAGATTTTATAATTGAAGCATCAAAAAAAGTTAAAGGATTCATTCATGTTTCAGGAATTCAATCTCCTGGTTTAGCTTCCGCACCAGCAATTGCGGAAAGAGTTGAGAAAATCTATTTAAAACATAATCGAGGAACTAAAACTAAATCTGATTATACATCTGTTAGAACAAACACTCCTAAATTTAGAGATTACTCACATAAGGAACAAGATAAACTAATTGAGCAAAATCCTAAATATGGACGAATTATATGTCGTTGTGAATCAATCACAGAAGGAGAAATAATTGATGCATGTAATGCAGCAATACCTGCGACTTCTGTCGATGCAGTTAAACGAAGAAGTAGAGCGGGGATGGGTCGATGCCAAGGTGGTTTCTGTGGACCTAAAGTATTAGAAATAATATCTCGTGAATTAAATATTCCGATGACGGAAGTAACATTAAAAGGTGGCGACTCTAAAATCTTAACTAAAGATAGTAGAGGGTAA